TCAACGGGGAGTAATTCTAAGTCAACGGTGGGATTGAGTTCATCGAGAATAATAGTTTTATACAGTCCAGAGGCGATCGCAACTTTCGCAATTTCCCAACCCCGTTCGGCTTCTACATAATCTAATTCTTGCCGGGAATTTCGCCAGACAATGGAATCTCCACCGCAACGCTGATGATCCACCACTTCTGGATACGACTGCTGCAAAGCGGCGATCGCTGCATCTTCTGTGTAGCCACTACCACCTTTAAGCCACTGCATAATCAACACACGGGTAGACCCTGGATGATTAATTCCCCTACCAATGGCCTGCAAGGCTTTACCCAAAGCACTAGTAGACTTACCTTTACCAGCACCAGTATAAATTTCAATCCCTTCAAGTAAGAGGGCCTTGGCTGTTGGGTGGTGATGAGGTTTCATTTCTGAGTGCAAATCTGCAATATCAAGCAGCTTTTGCGGTGCGGCGCGTCCGGTGGCGATGATTTCTAACTCTTGGGGTTTGGATTTTAATGTCCGTACCACTTCATCTACTGGTAGCAAACCTAAATCTAAAACGGGGTTAATTTCATCCAAGACGACAACTGAATATAAACCGCTAGCGATCGCACCTTTGGCTACATCCCAACCCCGCGTAGCCTCATCTCGATCAAAGATGGTAATTTCATCATGGCCAAAAAATTCGGCTCTCCCAGTGCGAACCTGGTCAATTAAATGGGGAAATCCACGTTGCAAAGCTGCGATCGCGCCATCTTCGTCATAATCACGTTCTGGCCCTTTTAAAAACCGTAACAGTAAAACGCGGTTAGAATTGCTAGGCGTATTTATCCCCAAGCCAATTGAGCGCAAAACCACCCCTAAAGCCGCTTGGGACTTACCTTTACCCACACCATCGTAGACGTGAATTTGACCAACTAGCCGTTCCTGACGCACTTGCGCTGTGCGAATACCAATACCGTTCCTTGTCATTTCTCGAAAAGCTATAAAGTGGCAGTCTTTAATCTTACCTAACGTCTTGTCTTCTCCGGTAGAGAAACTGCCGCTCTCATGAGTCCGTACAATAGCTAAATGAATGTATTAAAAATATCAA
This Nostoc sp. C052 DNA region includes the following protein-coding sequences:
- a CDS encoding cob(I)yrinic acid a,c-diamide adenosyltransferase, with translation MTRNGIGIRTAQVRQERLVGQIHVYDGVGKGKSQAALGVVLRSIGLGINTPSNSNRVLLLRFLKGPERDYDEDGAIAALQRGFPHLIDQVRTGRAEFFGHDEITIFDRDEATRGWDVAKGAIASGLYSVVVLDEINPVLDLGLLPVDEVVRTLKSKPQELEIIATGRAAPQKLLDIADLHSEMKPHHHPTAKALLLEGIEIYTGAGKGKSTSALGKALQAIGRGINHPGSTRVLIMQWLKGGSGYTEDAAIAALQQSYPEVVDHQRCGGDSIVWRNSRQELDYVEAERGWEIAKVAIASGLYKTIILDELNPTVDLELLPVEPIVQALLRKPRDTEIIITGRCQNPPAYFDLASVHSEVYCHKHYANHGVELKRGVDF